The Pseudomonas triclosanedens genome has a window encoding:
- a CDS encoding alpha/beta hydrolase encodes MSILRLAILALLVSLSGCSSLLFYPSPDVAITPKRASLEYRDVTLTTADSVKLAGWWLPAKAGVPVKGTVLHLHGNGGNMAWHLGGAFWLPEQGYQVLMIDYRGYGNSEGEPSLPAIYRDIDAAFAWLDKAPEVQGKPVILLGQSLGGAMAVHYLGEHQQRQKQLHAVVLDGVPASYRDVARHTLSNAWLTWPLQVPLSWFVPDGDSAIRSIPRLSGAPVLFFHSIDDTIVPLDNGLSLYKAAPPPKVFQLTRGNHVETFGEPVWREVMLRFLDDPQRFSGLRRLAEVPNSSTPEPAKADSTQQGKQ; translated from the coding sequence ATGAGTATCCTGCGCCTCGCCATCCTGGCGCTGCTGGTCAGCCTGAGCGGCTGCAGCTCGCTGCTGTTCTATCCCAGCCCGGATGTCGCCATTACGCCCAAGCGCGCCAGCCTGGAGTACCGCGATGTCACCCTCACCACCGCCGACAGCGTGAAACTCGCCGGCTGGTGGCTGCCGGCCAAGGCCGGCGTGCCGGTCAAGGGCACCGTGCTGCACCTGCACGGCAACGGCGGCAACATGGCCTGGCACCTGGGCGGTGCTTTCTGGCTGCCCGAGCAGGGCTACCAGGTGCTGATGATCGACTATCGCGGCTACGGCAACTCCGAGGGCGAACCCAGCCTGCCGGCGATCTACCGGGATATCGATGCCGCGTTCGCCTGGCTAGACAAGGCGCCCGAGGTCCAGGGCAAACCGGTGATCCTGCTCGGCCAGAGCCTCGGTGGCGCAATGGCCGTGCATTACCTGGGCGAGCACCAGCAGCGGCAGAAGCAACTGCATGCCGTCGTGCTGGACGGCGTGCCTGCCAGTTACCGTGACGTGGCGCGCCATACCCTGAGCAACGCCTGGCTGACCTGGCCGCTGCAAGTGCCGTTGTCGTGGTTCGTGCCCGATGGCGACAGTGCGATTCGTTCGATCCCGCGACTTTCTGGCGCACCCGTGCTGTTCTTTCACAGCATCGACGATACCATCGTGCCCCTGGACAACGGCCTGAGCCTCTACAAGGCCGCGCCGCCACCCAAGGTCTTCCAGTTGACCCGCGGCAATCATGTGGAAACCTTCGGCGAGCCGGTGTGGCGTGAAGTGATGTTGCGTTTCCTCGACGATCCGCAGCGCTTCAGCGGGTTGCGCAGGCTGGCCGAAGTCCCGAATTCGTCAACGCCGGAACCCGCCAAGGCGGACTCCACACAACAAGGCAAACAATGA
- a CDS encoding TIGR00266 family protein produces MPSHDLDYRILGESMQTVEIELDPGETVIAEAGAMNYMTGGIQFTARMGDGSDSGLLGKLWSAGKRKFSGESVFMTHFTNEGNGRQQVAFAAPYPGSVVPVRLGEVGGRLICQKDSFLCAAYGTKVGIAFAKRLGAGFFGGEGFILQKLEGDGLVFVHAGGTVIRRELNDETLRVDTGCLVAFTDGIDYDVQLAGGLRSMLFGGEGLLLTTLKGTGTVWLQSLPFSRLAERIYDATFRAREEVRTNAE; encoded by the coding sequence ATGCCCAGCCATGACCTCGATTACCGCATCCTCGGTGAATCCATGCAGACCGTGGAGATCGAGCTGGACCCCGGCGAGACCGTCATCGCCGAGGCCGGGGCGATGAACTACATGACCGGTGGCATCCAGTTCACCGCGCGCATGGGCGATGGCTCCGACAGCGGCCTGCTGGGCAAGCTGTGGAGCGCCGGCAAGCGCAAATTCAGCGGCGAGTCGGTGTTCATGACCCACTTCACCAACGAAGGGAACGGCAGGCAGCAGGTGGCCTTCGCCGCTCCCTACCCTGGCAGCGTGGTGCCGGTGCGGCTGGGTGAAGTTGGCGGCAGGCTGATTTGCCAGAAGGATTCCTTCCTGTGCGCGGCCTATGGCACCAAGGTCGGCATCGCCTTCGCCAAGCGCCTGGGCGCCGGCTTCTTCGGTGGCGAGGGCTTCATCCTGCAGAAGCTGGAAGGCGACGGACTGGTGTTCGTGCATGCCGGTGGCACGGTGATCCGCCGGGAACTGAACGACGAAACGCTGCGGGTCGATACCGGTTGCCTGGTGGCCTTCACCGATGGCATCGACTACGACGTACAACTGGCCGGAGGCCTGCGCAGCATGCTGTTCGGCGGCGAAGGCCTGCTGCTGACCACGCTCAAGGGCACCGGTACGGTCTGGTTGCAGAGCCTGCCGTTCTCACGCCTCGCCGAGCGCATCTACGATGCCACCTTCCGCGCTCGTGAAGAGGTAAGGACCAACGCCGAATGA
- a CDS encoding flavohemoglobin expression-modulating QEGLA motif protein, producing MTPRRKKSSPSEYQQIIRGLSDRIVEAQTPIRVLDAIKWDDGIRDDFLKGRGKHAPKVDRAYYDGRPLSFDSSAKKQEFQNIERDITRHLGQFNPVGQIMRRMCKEYRMVIRMLEARGTQDFGLISQELYGSASDAFHAGDPTLADLGLMLSDYLNNIADRGDLKDEPKTLTAGDVVTMLQERLNKVFGEEEDTIRVFESDGIVADAAAGADYIKVRADALFNERDVRALEVHEGLVHVGTTLNGLNQPICTFLAKGPPSSTVTQEGLAILMEVIAFASYPTRLRKLTNRTRAIHMAEEGADFLEVFNFYREQGYSVESSYQNSSRVFRGSTPSGLPFTKDLSYLKGFILIYNYIQLAVRKGKLEQIPLLFCGKATLEDMRTLRQLVDEGLVVPPKYLPPQFRDLNALSAWMCFSNFLNHLSLDRIEADYANIL from the coding sequence ATGACGCCGCGCCGCAAGAAGTCCTCGCCCAGCGAGTACCAGCAGATTATCCGCGGTCTGTCCGACCGCATCGTCGAGGCGCAGACGCCGATCCGCGTGCTCGATGCCATCAAGTGGGACGACGGCATCCGCGACGACTTCCTCAAGGGCCGTGGCAAGCACGCGCCCAAGGTCGACCGTGCCTATTACGACGGCCGGCCGCTGTCGTTCGACAGCAGTGCCAAGAAGCAGGAATTCCAGAACATCGAGCGCGACATCACTCGCCACCTGGGGCAGTTCAACCCGGTCGGGCAGATCATGCGGCGCATGTGCAAGGAATACCGCATGGTGATCCGCATGCTCGAAGCGCGCGGCACCCAGGACTTCGGCCTGATCTCCCAGGAGCTGTACGGCTCGGCCTCCGATGCTTTCCATGCCGGCGACCCGACGCTGGCCGACCTGGGCCTGATGCTCTCGGACTACCTGAACAACATCGCCGACCGGGGCGACCTCAAGGACGAGCCGAAGACGCTCACCGCCGGCGATGTGGTGACGATGCTGCAGGAGCGCCTGAACAAGGTGTTCGGCGAGGAGGAAGACACCATTCGCGTGTTCGAGTCCGACGGTATCGTCGCCGACGCGGCGGCGGGCGCGGACTACATCAAGGTGCGCGCCGACGCGTTGTTCAATGAACGGGACGTGCGCGCACTGGAAGTGCACGAAGGGCTGGTGCATGTCGGCACCACGCTCAATGGCCTGAACCAGCCGATCTGCACCTTCCTCGCCAAGGGGCCGCCGTCGTCCACGGTGACCCAGGAGGGCCTGGCGATCCTGATGGAAGTGATTGCCTTCGCCTCCTACCCGACCCGCCTGCGCAAGCTCACCAACCGTACTCGCGCCATCCACATGGCCGAGGAGGGCGCGGATTTCCTCGAAGTGTTCAACTTCTACCGCGAGCAGGGCTACAGCGTGGAAAGCAGCTACCAGAACTCCAGCCGGGTGTTCCGCGGCTCGACGCCTTCCGGCCTGCCGTTCACCAAGGACCTGTCCTATCTCAAGGGTTTCATCCTGATCTACAACTACATCCAGCTCGCGGTTCGCAAAGGCAAGCTGGAGCAGATCCCGCTGCTGTTCTGCGGCAAGGCGACCCTGGAAGACATGCGCACCCTGCGCCAACTGGTGGACGAGGGCCTGGTGGTACCGCCCAAGTACCTGCCGCCGCAGTTCCGCGATCTCAACGCGCTGTCGGCGTGGATGTGCTTCTCCAACTTCCTCAACCACCTCAGCCTCGACCGCATCGAGGCGGACTACGCCAATATCCTCTGA
- a CDS encoding TetR/AcrR family transcriptional regulator has protein sequence MSHVSPRDSAAQVASAIAESVKYQGRKASRQGSEQRRQAILDAALRIIVRDGVRAVRHRAVAAEAGVPLSATTYYFKDIQDLITDTFALFVERSAEALSAFWASVEGDLQAMAASLGQDDPQARRALTDNIVELAIKYVHVQLTERREHLLAEQAFRQEALLNPSLNDLAQRHRRILSLGVVHFFEVLGSRQPEQDAKVLTAIILQMEYQGLLDGADHLKVDEMRAILSRYLDLVMGL, from the coding sequence GTGTCCCACGTGTCCCCGCGAGACAGCGCCGCGCAAGTCGCCAGCGCCATCGCCGAAAGTGTGAAGTACCAGGGCCGCAAGGCCAGCCGCCAGGGTAGCGAACAGCGTCGCCAGGCGATCCTAGACGCTGCGCTGCGGATCATCGTCCGCGACGGCGTGCGAGCCGTTCGCCACCGAGCCGTGGCAGCCGAGGCCGGCGTGCCGCTGTCGGCCACCACCTATTACTTCAAGGACATCCAGGACCTCATCACCGACACCTTCGCGCTGTTCGTCGAGCGCAGCGCCGAGGCGCTCTCGGCGTTCTGGGCAAGCGTGGAGGGTGACTTGCAGGCGATGGCCGCCAGCCTCGGCCAGGATGACCCGCAGGCGCGCCGCGCGCTGACCGACAATATCGTCGAGCTGGCGATCAAGTACGTCCACGTGCAGCTCACCGAGCGCCGCGAGCATCTGCTGGCCGAACAGGCGTTCCGCCAGGAAGCGCTGCTCAACCCGAGCCTCAACGACCTGGCGCAGCGCCATCGGCGCATCCTCTCCCTTGGTGTGGTGCATTTTTTCGAAGTGCTCGGCTCCCGGCAGCCGGAACAGGATGCCAAGGTGTTGACGGCTATCATCCTGCAGATGGAGTATCAGGGCCTGCTGGATGGGGCCGATCACCTGAAGGTCGACGAGATGCGCGCGATTCTCAGCCGCTATCTCGATCTGGTGATGGGCCTCTAA
- the lysS gene encoding lysine--tRNA ligase: MSDQQLDQHATVQDDGQQEENKLIAQRKEKLAAVRAARAIAFPNDFRRENYFADLQKQYETATKEELEAAAIPVKVAGRIMLNRGSFIVLQDSSGRLQAYVNRKTLPEETLAEIKTWDLGDIIGAEGTLARSGKGDLYVEMTSVRLLTKSLRPLPDKHHGLTDTEQRYRQRYVDLIVNEETRHTFRVRSQVIAHIRRFLSDRGFLEVETPMLQTIPGGAAAKPFETHHNALDMAMFLRIAPELYLKRLVVGGFEKVFEINRNFRNEGVSTRHNPEFTMLEFYQAYADYEDNMDLTEELFRELAQAVLGSTDVPYGDKVFHFGEPFARLSVFDAILKYNPEITAADLNDIEKARAIAKKAGAKVLGHEGLGKLQVMIFEELVEHKLEQPHFITQYPFEVSPLARRNDNDPSVTDRFELFIGGREIANAYSELNDAEDQAERFMLQVKEKDAGDDEAMHFDADFVNALEYGMPPTAGEGIGIDRLVMLLTNSPSIRDVILFPHMRPQA, from the coding sequence ATGAGCGACCAACAACTCGACCAGCACGCAACTGTTCAAGACGACGGGCAACAGGAAGAAAACAAGCTGATCGCCCAGCGCAAGGAAAAGCTTGCCGCCGTGCGTGCAGCCAGGGCCATCGCCTTCCCCAACGACTTCCGCCGCGAGAACTACTTCGCGGACCTGCAGAAACAGTACGAAACCGCGACCAAGGAAGAGCTGGAAGCAGCCGCCATCCCGGTCAAGGTCGCCGGTCGCATCATGCTCAACCGCGGCTCCTTCATCGTTCTGCAGGACAGCAGCGGCCGCCTGCAGGCCTATGTGAACCGCAAGACCCTGCCTGAGGAAACCCTGGCCGAGATCAAGACCTGGGACCTGGGCGATATCATCGGCGCCGAAGGCACCCTGGCCCGTTCCGGCAAGGGCGACCTGTACGTCGAGATGACCAGCGTGCGCCTGCTGACCAAGTCGCTGCGCCCGCTGCCGGACAAGCACCACGGCCTGACCGATACCGAGCAGCGCTATCGTCAGCGCTATGTCGACCTGATCGTCAACGAGGAAACCCGCCACACGTTCCGCGTGCGTTCGCAGGTGATCGCCCATATCCGTCGTTTCCTCAGCGACCGCGGTTTCCTCGAAGTGGAGACCCCGATGCTGCAGACCATCCCCGGCGGCGCGGCGGCCAAGCCCTTCGAAACCCACCACAACGCGCTGGACATGGCCATGTTCCTGCGTATTGCCCCGGAGCTGTACCTCAAGCGCCTGGTGGTTGGTGGCTTCGAGAAGGTCTTCGAGATCAACCGCAACTTCCGTAACGAAGGCGTTTCGACCCGGCACAACCCCGAGTTCACCATGCTCGAGTTCTACCAGGCCTACGCCGACTACGAAGACAACATGGACCTCACCGAAGAGTTGTTCCGCGAGCTGGCCCAGGCCGTGCTCGGCAGCACCGACGTGCCCTATGGCGACAAGGTCTTCCATTTCGGCGAGCCGTTCGCCCGCCTGTCCGTGTTCGATGCCATCCTCAAGTACAACCCGGAAATCACCGCGGCTGACCTGAACGACATCGAAAAGGCCCGCGCCATCGCCAAGAAGGCCGGCGCCAAGGTCCTCGGCCATGAAGGCCTGGGCAAGCTGCAGGTGATGATTTTCGAAGAGCTGGTGGAGCACAAGCTGGAGCAGCCGCACTTCATCACCCAGTATCCGTTCGAAGTGTCGCCGCTGGCGCGCCGCAACGACAACGATCCGAGCGTCACCGACCGTTTCGAGCTGTTCATCGGTGGCCGCGAGATCGCCAACGCTTACTCCGAGCTCAACGACGCCGAAGACCAGGCCGAGCGCTTCATGCTGCAGGTCAAGGAGAAGGACGCCGGTGACGACGAGGCGATGCACTTCGACGCGGATTTCGTCAACGCGCTCGAATACGGCATGCCGCCTACCGCCGGCGAAGGCATCGGCATCGACCGCCTGGTGATGCTGCTGACCAACTCGCCGTCGATCCGTGACGTCATCCTGTTCCCGCACATGCGCCCGCAGGCGTAA
- the prfB gene encoding peptide chain release factor 2 (programmed frameshift) — MEIQPILNSIKDLSDRTQSIRGYLDYDLKHDRLIEVNRELEDPAVWNKPEYAQNLGRERAMLAQIVETLDELTGGLADSRDLLDMAVEENDEGAVGDVETEVQRLREILEKLEFRRMFSGEMDPNNAYLDIQAGSGGTEAQDWANMLLRMYLRWADKHGFSAEIVELSEGEVAGIKGATVHIKGEYAFGWLRTEIGVHRLVRKSPFDSGNRRHTSFTAVFVSPEIDDNIEIEINPADLRIDTYRSSGAGGQHVNTTDSAVRITHVPTNTVVACQNERSQHANKDTAMKMLRAKLYEQEMQKRTAASQALEDSKSDIGWGHQIRSYVLDQSRIKDLRTGVERSDCDKVLDGDLDEYLEASLKQGL, encoded by the exons ATGGAAATTCAACCGATCCTCAACAGCATCAAGGACCTCTCCGACCGTACCCAGTCCATTCGGGGGTATCTT GACTACGATCTGAAACATGATCGTCTGATCGAAGTAAACCGCGAGCTGGAAGACCCAGCGGTCTGGAACAAGCCCGAATACGCCCAGAACCTCGGCCGCGAGCGCGCCATGCTGGCGCAGATCGTCGAGACCCTCGACGAGCTCACTGGCGGCCTGGCCGATTCCCGCGACCTGCTCGACATGGCCGTCGAGGAGAACGACGAAGGCGCCGTCGGCGACGTCGAGACCGAAGTCCAGCGCCTGCGCGAGATCCTCGAGAAGCTGGAGTTCCGCCGTATGTTCAGCGGCGAGATGGACCCCAACAACGCCTACCTGGACATCCAGGCCGGCTCCGGCGGCACCGAAGCCCAGGACTGGGCCAACATGCTGCTGCGCATGTACCTGCGCTGGGCCGACAAACACGGCTTCAGTGCGGAGATCGTCGAGCTCTCCGAGGGTGAAGTCGCCGGTATCAAGGGCGCCACCGTGCACATCAAGGGCGAGTACGCCTTCGGCTGGCTGCGCACCGAGATCGGCGTGCACCGCCTGGTGCGCAAGAGTCCGTTCGACTCCGGCAACCGTCGCCACACCTCGTTCACCGCAGTGTTCGTCTCGCCGGAAATCGACGATAACATCGAGATCGAGATCAACCCGGCCGACCTGCGCATCGACACCTACCGTTCCTCGGGCGCGGGCGGTCAGCACGTGAACACCACCGATTCCGCGGTGCGTATCACCCACGTGCCGACCAACACCGTGGTGGCCTGCCAGAACGAACGCTCCCAGCACGCCAACAAGGACACCGCCATGAAGATGCTGCGGGCCAAGTTGTACGAGCAGGAGATGCAGAAGCGCACCGCCGCCTCGCAGGCGCTGGAAGACTCCAAGTCCGACATCGGCTGGGGCCACCAGATCCGTTCCTATGTGCTCGACCAGTCGCGCATCAAGGACCTGCGTACCGGCGTGGAGCGCAGCGATTGCGACAAGGTGCTGGACGGCGATCTGGACGAATACCTGGAAGCCAGCCTGAAGCAAGGCCTGTAA
- a CDS encoding response regulator, with amino-acid sequence MNPTQSNYPVTTPGESAVMVLLVDDQPMIGEAVRRALADDPSIDFHFCSDPQQAIAVAIQIKPTVILQDLVMPGADGLALVRDYRANVATRDIPIIVLSTKEEPSVKSAAFSAGANDYLVKLPDAIELVARIRYHSRSYLALLQRDEAYRALRESQQQLLETNLVLQRLMNSDGLTGLSNRRHFDEYLEMEWRRAQREQSQLSILLIDVDFFKAYNDTFGHVQGDEALRQVAAAIRASCSRPSDLPARYGGEEFVLVLPGTSPGGARLLAEKLRRSVQDLGIAHELPRTGAPLTISIGVATLTPQVGQPYRQLIELADQALYNAKHGGRNQVGIGDPSGA; translated from the coding sequence ATGAACCCGACACAGAGTAATTACCCCGTGACCACTCCAGGCGAATCCGCCGTGATGGTGCTATTGGTCGATGACCAGCCGATGATCGGCGAGGCCGTGCGCCGCGCGCTGGCGGATGACCCCAGTATCGATTTTCACTTCTGCTCGGACCCGCAGCAGGCCATCGCCGTGGCGATCCAGATCAAACCGACGGTGATCCTCCAGGATCTGGTGATGCCTGGCGCCGACGGCCTGGCACTGGTGCGCGACTACCGCGCCAATGTCGCTACCCGCGACATCCCGATCATCGTCCTGTCGACCAAGGAAGAACCCTCGGTGAAGAGCGCGGCGTTCTCCGCCGGGGCCAACGACTATCTGGTCAAGCTGCCCGATGCCATCGAGCTGGTGGCGCGCATCCGTTATCACTCGCGCTCCTATCTCGCGCTGCTGCAGCGCGACGAGGCTTACCGCGCGCTGCGGGAAAGCCAGCAGCAGTTGCTGGAGACCAACCTGGTGCTGCAACGGCTGATGAACTCCGACGGCCTGACCGGGCTGTCCAACCGCCGCCACTTCGACGAGTACCTGGAAATGGAGTGGCGCCGCGCCCAGCGCGAGCAGAGCCAGCTATCGATCCTGTTGATCGACGTGGACTTCTTCAAGGCCTACAACGACACCTTCGGCCATGTGCAGGGCGACGAGGCGCTGCGCCAGGTGGCGGCGGCGATCCGCGCCAGTTGCAGCCGTCCGTCGGACCTGCCGGCGCGCTACGGCGGCGAGGAGTTCGTCCTGGTACTGCCGGGCACTTCTCCAGGTGGCGCGCGCCTGCTGGCGGAAAAGCTGCGGCGCTCGGTGCAGGACCTGGGCATCGCCCACGAGTTGCCGCGCACCGGCGCGCCGCTGACCATCAGCATCGGCGTGGCCACGCTGACCCCGCAGGTCGGCCAGCCCTATCGCCAACTGATCGAACTGGCCGATCAGGCGCTCTATAACGCCAAGCATGGCGGCCGCAACCAGGTGGGGATCGGCGATCCGTCCGGCGCCTGA
- the cheB gene encoding chemotaxis response regulator protein-glutamate methylesterase: MKVGIVNDMPLAVEAMRRALAFEPAHRVVWVAANGAEAIEMCAAQKPDVVLMDLLMPVMDGVEATRRIMAQSPCAIIVVTVDLEQNMTRVFDAMGHGAVDAVNTPAIGAGDAYEAARPLLRKLQNLAWLNAPRDARPSTNVAPPRKASGARQLVAIGSSAGGPAALAELFAQLPETFPAAIVVVQHVDEVFAAGMAEWLSTQSRIPVRLARHGEPPQPGCVLLAGTNHHIRLLRSGELAYTAEPSSHIYRPSIDVFFDSVVENWSGDAVGVLLTGMGRDGAEGLKHMRERGFLTLAQDQGSSAVYGMPKAAAAIGAAVEIRALGDIASRLADVCG; this comes from the coding sequence ATGAAAGTGGGTATCGTCAACGACATGCCGTTGGCGGTGGAGGCGATGCGCCGTGCGCTGGCCTTCGAGCCGGCGCACCGGGTGGTCTGGGTGGCGGCCAACGGCGCCGAGGCTATCGAGATGTGCGCCGCGCAGAAGCCCGACGTCGTGCTGATGGATCTGCTGATGCCGGTGATGGATGGCGTCGAGGCGACGCGCCGGATCATGGCGCAGAGCCCCTGCGCGATCATCGTGGTGACCGTCGACCTGGAGCAGAACATGACCCGCGTGTTCGACGCGATGGGGCATGGCGCGGTGGACGCGGTGAATACGCCGGCAATCGGTGCCGGCGATGCCTACGAGGCGGCCCGGCCGCTGCTGCGCAAGCTGCAGAACCTGGCCTGGCTCAACGCGCCGCGCGATGCCCGGCCGAGCACCAATGTCGCGCCGCCGCGCAAGGCCAGCGGCGCGCGACAACTGGTTGCCATCGGCTCGTCGGCGGGCGGCCCGGCGGCGCTGGCCGAGCTGTTCGCCCAGTTGCCGGAAACCTTCCCCGCCGCCATCGTCGTCGTGCAGCACGTCGATGAGGTGTTCGCCGCCGGCATGGCCGAGTGGCTTTCTACCCAGTCGCGCATCCCGGTGCGCCTGGCCCGCCACGGTGAGCCGCCGCAACCGGGCTGCGTTCTGCTGGCCGGCACCAATCACCATATCCGGCTGCTCAGGAGCGGCGAGCTGGCCTATACCGCCGAGCCGAGCAGCCACATCTATCGCCCATCCATCGACGTATTCTTCGACAGCGTGGTGGAGAACTGGAGCGGCGACGCCGTTGGCGTGCTGCTCACCGGCATGGGGCGCGACGGCGCCGAGGGGCTCAAGCACATGCGCGAGCGCGGCTTCCTCACCCTTGCCCAGGACCAGGGCAGCAGTGCCGTCTACGGCATGCCCAAGGCCGCGGCGGCGATCGGCGCCGCAGTGGAGATTCGCGCGCTGGGCGACATCGCCAGCCGCCTCGCCGATGTCTGCGGCTAG
- a CDS encoding hybrid sensor histidine kinase/response regulator codes for MTPDQMKDASMLELFRLEAEAQTQVLSQGLLALERNPTQADQLEACMRAAHSLKGAARIVGLDAGVQVAHVMEDCLVGAQEGRLLLAPEHIDALLAGTDILLHIADAQAERAARAQQGVPVLVERLQALLAGRAPLPTALAPLAPAPIEAPQVDPQTASDTVADNTLRRRSSDGDESSDRVLRVTAERLNQLLDYSSKALVESQRLKPLLDSLQRLKRIQASASRVLDGVRDAANTASLDPEAQAYLADARRLVGECQQVLSEQIAELDEFSWKAGQRAQSLYDTALACRMRPFSDVLGGQARMVRDLGRSLGKSARLEVQGVSTQVDREVLEKLEAPLTHLLRNAVDHGIESPEARRQAGKPEEGCIRLLARHHAGMLVLELQDDGAGVDLDRLRDAIVRRQLSTAETVARLTEDELLSFLFLPGFSMREQVTEVSGRGVGLDAVQHMVRQLRGGIRMEQVRGQGARFHLEVPLTLSVVRSLVVTIGGEAYAFPLAHIERMRRLAPEEIVQLEGRQQFWHEGRHVGLVSASQLLQRPDGSNSEDEIAVVVIRERDMAYGVAVERFIGERTLVVLPLDPRLGKVQDVSAGALLDDGTPVLILDVEDMLRSVEKLLMTSRLERIDPTGRLTGPQRKRVLVVDDSLTVRELERKLLLGRGYDVAVAVDGMDGWNALRSEHFDLVITDIDMPRMDGIELVTLIRRDSRLQSLPVMVVSYKDREEDRRRGLDAGADYYLAKASFHDEALLDAVVDLIGGAQG; via the coding sequence ATGACCCCGGACCAGATGAAGGATGCCTCGATGCTGGAGCTGTTCCGCCTCGAGGCGGAAGCCCAGACCCAGGTTCTCAGCCAGGGACTGCTGGCGCTGGAGCGCAACCCGACCCAGGCCGACCAGCTCGAAGCCTGCATGCGCGCCGCGCATTCGCTCAAGGGCGCGGCGCGGATCGTCGGCCTGGACGCCGGCGTGCAGGTCGCCCATGTGATGGAGGACTGCCTGGTCGGCGCCCAGGAAGGCCGGCTGCTGCTGGCACCGGAGCACATCGACGCGCTGCTGGCGGGCACCGATATCCTGCTGCACATCGCCGATGCCCAGGCCGAGCGCGCCGCCCGGGCACAGCAGGGCGTGCCGGTGCTGGTGGAGCGCCTGCAGGCGCTGCTCGCCGGTCGCGCGCCTTTGCCGACGGCGCTTGCGCCGCTGGCGCCCGCGCCGATCGAGGCGCCGCAGGTGGACCCGCAAACCGCTTCCGACACGGTGGCCGATAACACGCTGCGCCGCCGCTCCAGCGATGGCGACGAAAGCAGCGACCGGGTCCTGCGAGTCACCGCCGAACGTCTGAATCAATTGCTCGACTACTCCAGCAAGGCACTGGTGGAATCGCAGCGCCTGAAGCCGCTGCTCGATTCGCTGCAGCGCCTCAAGCGCATCCAGGCCAGTGCCAGCCGCGTGCTGGACGGTGTGCGGGACGCGGCCAACACGGCCAGTCTGGACCCCGAGGCGCAAGCTTATCTGGCTGACGCGCGGCGTCTGGTCGGCGAGTGCCAGCAGGTGCTCAGCGAGCAGATCGCCGAGCTGGACGAGTTCAGCTGGAAGGCCGGCCAGCGGGCACAGTCGCTCTACGACACGGCGCTGGCCTGCCGCATGCGGCCATTCTCCGATGTGCTCGGCGGGCAGGCGCGCATGGTGCGCGACCTGGGGCGCTCCCTGGGCAAGAGCGCGCGCCTGGAGGTGCAGGGCGTTTCCACCCAGGTGGACCGTGAGGTGCTGGAGAAGCTCGAGGCGCCGCTTACCCATCTGCTGCGTAACGCCGTGGACCACGGCATCGAGTCTCCCGAGGCTCGGCGCCAGGCCGGCAAGCCGGAGGAAGGCTGCATCCGCCTGCTGGCCCGGCACCATGCCGGCATGCTGGTGCTGGAACTGCAGGACGACGGTGCCGGTGTCGATCTGGATCGCCTGCGCGACGCCATCGTGCGCCGCCAGCTCTCCACTGCGGAGACCGTGGCGCGGCTGACCGAGGATGAGCTGCTGAGCTTCCTGTTCCTGCCGGGCTTCAGCATGCGCGAGCAGGTTACCGAGGTTTCCGGCCGTGGCGTTGGCCTGGATGCCGTGCAGCACATGGTGCGCCAGCTACGCGGCGGCATCCGCATGGAGCAGGTGCGCGGGCAGGGCGCGCGCTTCCACCTGGAGGTGCCGCTGACGCTTTCGGTGGTGCGCAGCCTGGTGGTGACCATCGGCGGCGAGGCTTATGCCTTCCCGCTGGCGCATATCGAACGCATGCGGCGCCTGGCGCCGGAGGAGATCGTCCAGCTCGAAGGCCGCCAGCAGTTCTGGCACGAAGGCCGGCATGTCGGCCTGGTGTCGGCCAGCCAGTTGTTGCAGCGCCCGGATGGCAGCAACAGCGAGGATGAGATCGCCGTGGTGGTGATCCGCGAGCGCGATATGGCCTACGGCGTGGCGGTGGAGCGATTCATCGGCGAGCGGACCTTGGTGGTGCTGCCGCTCGACCCGCGCCTGGGCAAGGTGCAGGATGTATCCGCCGGGGCGCTGCTGGACGATGGAACGCCAGTGCTGATCCTCGATGTCGAGGACATGCTGCGTTCGGTGGAAAAACTGCTGATGACCAGCCGCCTGGAGCGCATTGACCCCACGGGCCGCCTCACTGGCCCGCAGCGCAAGCGCGTGCTGGTGGTGGACGACTCGCTCACCGTGCGCGAGCTGGAGCGCAAGCTGCTGCTCGGGCGCGGCTACGACGTCGCGGTGGCGGTGGATGGCATGGATGGCTGGAATGCGCTGCGCTCGGAGCATTTCGATCTGGTCATCACCGACATCGACATGCCGCGCATGGACGGCATCGAGCTGGTCACGCTGATCCGCCGCGACAGCCGCCTGCAGTCGCTGCCGGTGATGGTGGTTTCCTACAAGGACCGCGAAGAGGACCGCCGGCGCGGGCTCGACGCAGGTGCCGACTATTATCTGGCCAAGGCCAGCTTCCACGACGAGGCCCTGCTGGATGCGGTGGTCGACCTTATCGGAGGTGCACAGGGATGA